In a single window of the Gadus macrocephalus chromosome 6, ASM3116895v1 genome:
- the LOC132459947 gene encoding hydroxycarboxylic acid receptor 2-like: protein MNCIYHTPLLISALPPLLGTEFVLGVLGNGLALWIFLFRLKPWKSSTVLLFNLSLADFLLNVALPFRASYYSAGLTWHFGPAFCNISLFLLAMNRSGSIFFLTAVVVDRYVRVVHPHHALNSLSVVRAACGTAGLWLLTFSMTAHLLALPRPNATNCESFNINSGGLDVVHFWHRSLFLLSFFLPLAVIVFCTCSIVAHLRRRQLARDARIRKALWLLMVVVVVFAVCFLPSNVTQLLIWLKEGSIAGVLSGTKACDAMEDLNTVFYLTISLTYLNSALDPVVFYFSIPPFRNMCRQALRLGRAGDTGDEETT, encoded by the coding sequence ATGAATTGCATCTACCATACCCCTCTGCTCATCAGCGCGCTGCCCCCCCTGCTGGGGACGGAGTTCGTCCTGGGGGTCCTGGGCAACGGCCTCGCCCTCTGGATCTTCCTGTTCCGCCTGAAGCCCTGGAAGAGCAGCACAGTCCTCCTCTTCAACCTCTCGCTGGCCGACTTCCTGCTCAACGTGGCGCTGCCCTTCCGTGCCAGCTACTACTCCGCAGGCCTGACCTGGCACTTCGGCCCGGCCTTCTGCAACATCTCCCTCTTTCTGCTGGCCATGAACCGCAGCGGGAGCATCTTCTTCCTCACGGCCGTGGTGGTGGACCGCTACGTGCGCGTGGTCCATCCCCACCACGCGCTCAACTCGCTGAGCGTTGTGAGAGCGGCATGCGGCACCGCCGGGCTGTGGCTGCTCACCTTCTCCATGACGGCCCACCTCCTCGCCCTGCCGCGCCCTAACGCCACCAACTGCGAGAGCTTCAACATCAACTCGGGGGGGCTCGACGTCGTACACTTCTGGCACAGGAGCTTGTTCCTGCTCTCCTTCTTCCTGCCGCTGGCCGTGATCGTGTTCTGCACCTGCTCCATCGTGGCCCACCTGAGAAGGAGGCAGCTGGCCCGTGATGCGCGCATTAGGAAGGCCCTGTGGCTcctcatggtggtggtggtggtcttcgCCGTTTGCTTCCTGCCTAGCAATGTCACGCAGCTGCTCATCTGGTTGAAGGAGGGATCGATCGCCGGTGTTCTCTCGGGGACAAAGGCCTGTGACGCGATGGAGGACTTGAACACGGTCTTCTACCTGACCATCAGCCTGACCTACCTGAACAGCGCCCTGGACCCCGTGGTCTTCTACTTCTCCATCCCCCCCTTCAGGAACATGTGCAGGCAGGCCCTGCGTCTGGGGAGGGCCGGAGACACCGGCGACGAGGAGACCACCTAG
- the kctd9a gene encoding BTB/POZ domain-containing protein KCTD9a isoform X1 → MRRVTLFVNGTSKNGKVVAVYGTLSDLLSAASNKLGIRASSLFNGKGGLIDDISLIRDDDVLYVSEGDSFVDPQDEVNAVSVKPGAPSDWLTLNIGGRLFTTTRSTLVSKEPESMLAHMFRDKCVWGNRQDEHGAYLIDRSPEYFEPILNYLRHGQLIINEGVNIRGVLEEARFFGIEQLGDQLEAALKNTQPPDDHSPISRKEFVRFLLATPTKSELRCQGLNFSGADLSRLDLRYINFKMANLSRCNLTQANLCCSNLERADLSGANLDSGNLQGVKMLCSNAEGASLRGCNFEDPSGLKANLEGANLKGVDMEGSQMTGINLRVATLKNAKLKNCNLRGATLAGTDLENCDLSGCDLQEANLRGSNVKGAIFEEMLTPLHMSQSVR, encoded by the exons ATGAGAAGAGTCACTCTGTTTGTTAACGGGACGTCCAAGAATGGGAAG GTTGTAGCAGTGTACGGGACCCTGTCAGACCTTCTGTCCGCAGCGAGCAATAAGTTAGGGATCCGAGCTTCCAGTTTGTTCAACGGCAAAGGAGGTCTGATTGATGACATCTCTCTGATCAG AGATGACGACGTGCTGTACGTCTCGGAGGGAGACTCGTTTGTTG ACCCTCAGGATGAGGTCAACGCCGTGTCGGTCAAGCCTGGAGccccttctgattggctgacgctGAACATCGGGGGTCGCCTGTTCACCACCACGCG AAGCACCCTGGTTTCTAAGGAGCCAGAGAGTATGCTTGCCCACATGTTCCGAGACAAAT GTGTGTGGGGAAACAGGCAGGATGAGCATGGAGCCTACCTGATCGACCGCAGCCCTGAGTACTTTGAGCCCATCCTCAACTACCTGCGACATGGACAGCTCATTATCAACGAAGGAGTTAATATCCGCG GTGTGCTGGAGGAGGCTCGCTTCTTTGGGATTGAGCAGCTAGGCGACCAGCTGGAAGCAGCTTTAAAG AACACACAGCCCCCAGATGACCACTCTCCCATCTCCCGCAAGGAGTTTGTTCGTTTTCTACTGGCCACGCCCACCAAGTCTGAGCTCCGATGTCAG ggTCTTAACTTTAGCGGGGCGGACCTCTCTCGGCTGGATCTGCGCTACATCAACTTCAAGATGGCCAACCTGAGCCGCTGCAACCTGACCCAGGCCAACCTCTGCTGCTCCAACCTGGAGCGGGCGGACCTCTCTGGGGCCAACCTGGAC AGTGGTAATCTACAAGGGGTGAAGATGCTCTGCTCCAACGCAGAGGGGGCTTCTCTCCGGGGCTGCAACTTTGAGGATCCATCGGGTCTGAAGGCCAATTTGGAGG GTGCTAACCTGAAGGGGGTCGACATGGAGGGCAGCCAGATGACGGGCATCAACCTGCGCGTGGCCACCCTGAAGAACGCCAAGCTGAAGAACTGCAACCTGCGGGGCGCCACTCTGGCCGGAACAGACTTGGAG AACTGTGACCTGTCGGGCTGCGATCTCCAAGAAGCCAACCTCCGAGGGTCCAACGTGAAAGGAGCCATCTTCGAAGAGATGCTCACTCCTCTGCACATGTCCCAGAGCGTCAGAtga
- the kctd9a gene encoding BTB/POZ domain-containing protein KCTD9a isoform X2: MRRVTLFVNGTSKNGKVVAVYGTLSDLLSAASNKLGIRASSLFNGKGGLIDDISLIRDDDVLYVSEGDSFVDPQDEVNAVSVKPGAPSDWLTLNIGGRLFTTTRSTLVSKEPESMLAHMFRDKCVWGNRQDEHGAYLIDRSPEYFEPILNYLRHGQLIINEGVNIRGVLEEARFFGIEQLGDQLEAALKNTQPPDDHSPISRKEFVRFLLATPTKSELRCQGLNFSGADLSRLDLRYINFKMANLSRCNLTQANLCCSNLERADLSGANLDSGNLQGVKMLCSNAEGASLRGCNFEDPSGLKANLEGANLKGVDMEGSQMTGINLRVATLKNAKLKNCNLRGATLAGTDLELAVALHG; the protein is encoded by the exons ATGAGAAGAGTCACTCTGTTTGTTAACGGGACGTCCAAGAATGGGAAG GTTGTAGCAGTGTACGGGACCCTGTCAGACCTTCTGTCCGCAGCGAGCAATAAGTTAGGGATCCGAGCTTCCAGTTTGTTCAACGGCAAAGGAGGTCTGATTGATGACATCTCTCTGATCAG AGATGACGACGTGCTGTACGTCTCGGAGGGAGACTCGTTTGTTG ACCCTCAGGATGAGGTCAACGCCGTGTCGGTCAAGCCTGGAGccccttctgattggctgacgctGAACATCGGGGGTCGCCTGTTCACCACCACGCG AAGCACCCTGGTTTCTAAGGAGCCAGAGAGTATGCTTGCCCACATGTTCCGAGACAAAT GTGTGTGGGGAAACAGGCAGGATGAGCATGGAGCCTACCTGATCGACCGCAGCCCTGAGTACTTTGAGCCCATCCTCAACTACCTGCGACATGGACAGCTCATTATCAACGAAGGAGTTAATATCCGCG GTGTGCTGGAGGAGGCTCGCTTCTTTGGGATTGAGCAGCTAGGCGACCAGCTGGAAGCAGCTTTAAAG AACACACAGCCCCCAGATGACCACTCTCCCATCTCCCGCAAGGAGTTTGTTCGTTTTCTACTGGCCACGCCCACCAAGTCTGAGCTCCGATGTCAG ggTCTTAACTTTAGCGGGGCGGACCTCTCTCGGCTGGATCTGCGCTACATCAACTTCAAGATGGCCAACCTGAGCCGCTGCAACCTGACCCAGGCCAACCTCTGCTGCTCCAACCTGGAGCGGGCGGACCTCTCTGGGGCCAACCTGGAC AGTGGTAATCTACAAGGGGTGAAGATGCTCTGCTCCAACGCAGAGGGGGCTTCTCTCCGGGGCTGCAACTTTGAGGATCCATCGGGTCTGAAGGCCAATTTGGAGG GTGCTAACCTGAAGGGGGTCGACATGGAGGGCAGCCAGATGACGGGCATCAACCTGCGCGTGGCCACCCTGAAGAACGCCAAGCTGAAGAACTGCAACCTGCGGGGCGCCACTCTGGCCGGAACAGACTTGGAG ctgGCTGTGGCCTTGCATGGCTGA
- the ankrd39 gene encoding ankyrin repeat domain-containing protein 39, giving the protein MACDQEHSSCCTHPCSAPSVYQTLDEMDFERGIWCAAMDGDMDRVKSLIKTGVDPNLRDSSRYTALHYASRSGRLDVCAFLLQSGACTSPQTPGGATPLHRAAYCGHLDVVGLLLRHGADPRLCDDDGASPLHKAAERGHTDVCELLLQHFPALRSLANKKFQLPHQVALDGPLQGLLRPPS; this is encoded by the exons ATGGCGTGTGACCAAGAGCACAGTTCATGCTGCACCCATCCATGTTCTGCACCGAGTGTTTATCAAACCTTGGATGAGATGGACTTTGAAAGAG GTATCTGGTGTGCTGCAATGGACGGTGACATGGACAGGGTGAAATCCCTGATAAAGACGGGTGTTGACCCCAACCTGAGGGACTCCTCCAGATACACCGCTCTG CACTACGCCAGTCGCAGCGGGCGCCTTGATGTGTGCGCCTTCCTCCTCCAAAGCGGCGCCTGCACGTCTCCCCAGACGCCAGGGGGCGCCACACCGCTCCACCGTGCAGCTTACTGCGGTCACCTGGACGTGGTGGGGCTCCTGCTCCGCCACGGGGCAGACCCGCGGCTCTGTGACGACGACGGAGCGTCCCCGCTACACAAG GCAGCCGAGCGCGGCCACACGGACGTGTGTGAGCTGCTCCTCCAGCACTTCCCCGCACTCCGTAGCCTTGCCAACAAGAAGTTCCAGCTACCTCACCAGGTGGCCCTCGACGGCCCCCTGCAGGGGCTCCTGAGACCCCCGTCATGA